TATttactcaaaataataaaattataataataataatgtccgtAGCTTTGACTGTTTTTTAGATGTCCTCTCCTGTAACCAACGCACCGAACGGAGGGATCAGCGTCTGTCTATCTAATCGTTTCACTTCCATATAACTAGAGAGGATCTTGTGATTGGCTGTTGCCAAATAACCTAAAAAGGCTCCTGAACCAATCAGTGACTTAAccagtggggaggaataattgtgCAGATAAAGTTATGGTATTTTGTGCCTGGGATCGTGCgctaaatggttaaaatgtaatattatgacGGCTCTGTGTGCAGGCAGGACGTGATTATTTATGCGTACGCCGATCGCCAAACCGCGTTACAAAGTACAACGGCGCAATAAATCATACTCTGGACATCGAGAATTCCTGCCAATAAATCTTAATTAAGGCATTGCGGGGTCTGAATCTACACCCCGACATCACACCAACGTAGGGGACCCCCCACCACGACACGGCCCCCCAACGTGCGCACCACTGCTCTCCCTTATCATACGAAGCTGCAGCTACGACGCTAGGCTGCAAAGTGAAACTCGGGATCTTTTTTCATGGCTGGATTTTCGGGCGTTACATCAGCTGCTAAACGTTGCATTTCTTCCTCTGGTCAGCAAAATggttgagtaaaaaaaaaaaaaaaaaaaaaaaaggaacttgCATTTGGCAAGAAATGGCGATGGATTCCGGTAACGAACGCCCACGCTCGCCATTTAAGGCGCGAcgcaagaaattatttttattaatgaattaattcatttttaagaggtcctatttatttttattattctagaatttatgtttatgttataaaaaaaataaataaaaactttaaagaGAACTAAAAAGGATTCCCCCCCGAAAGACACACAAGCCGTGGGTACCGGGCGATGCGACAGGGAACCCATCTAACTCCCAGGGCGCTAAGGCCGAAATCTAGAACGTGCCAGACGGCCCTCATTGTTCTAACTCGTTTGACGGACGTAACCTCGCCCCAGGtacaaaattcataaaaataccGTTTTTGGCTGTGTGAAGGTCACGTGGGTCACCGAGCTGGCATGAAACGCCGCGGCCCGGTCTCGCGCCTCATCGCAGCTCAATGAATGGCGGAGGGCAGAGAAGTCCCGGGCTCGTTCCCGGACAGGCGGTCTGTGAAGGTCACCTCTGCGATTTCATCATTTTCGGGAACGGTTAAATTTCTTCACGGGGGCCGCGGCGTCCGGACCCACGCTCGGTGCAGTCAGTGACTCCTGAGCTCTTGGCATAAGTGACAATCACAGAGCgaacgcgggggggggggttagaaagGCAACCTGCCCCGGACTTACCGTCGTGAGTCAGCATGGCCTTGCAGCCGATGCAGGTGCTGCGCTTCTTGGCGAACGCCATCAGGCCCCCGACCTTTGCGGTTAGCACGGTCTTGCACCGCGTGTGTTCTCCCTCTGAAACAAAACAGTCGGTTCTTTCCATTAAAAGCATTTAATCCCCGGGacgtctgtttttttattaagttcTCCCCAATTTCTTTTGTGTCTCTTCCTCGATATTCAGTCCCACTTTTCTATTTTACCGGCGCAGCGAAGGCTAAACAGAAAAGAGTCTATTATATGAAAAAGCCTTCCCGGGTACATGCTATGAACAGGCCGGTACTCACTCAGAAGCACGCTCTCCGCCTTGGTCTCCCCCAAAATGGGTTCGAAGATCCTCAGAAGAGGTTTCGCCAGCTGCTGCTCCAAATAATACTGAGTGTCGATCGGGATGTTGTTTTCAAGAACGTAGATTGGatcctacaaaaaaaacaacaacgatGGGGTTAACGTTCTCAACCCGGTGGAAACTCATCGATGATCCAAGGAGATCAGAAAACATTGACTTAGGGAGATGAGGACATCCAAAAACATCTGAAGGAATGCATCCACCTAACACACAAGCGTCCTTAGCTGCGATACTCCATGTTGGTCAAGCGGTCCATTTTAGGGCCAGGTTGACGGGAGCAGCAGCTGAAGGACATCGTTGCTTTCCATGGGTACGGTACCGGAGGAACGTCACACCATGTCGGCGTAACATGCCAGAAGGTGACAGTCCAGTCTGAGGTGAGACAACCAGGACAAGCGAGTCCACCAACCCAGCGTATAGGCAAGAAGCCCTACGGAACGCCGGCAGACTTCCAACCCTGTCTTATTCCACCATCGGCAGAAACTGTCACCTTTTGGCCACGCGAGGGTTCAGAGAATGGAGGTCACATGAcaagaaacccccccccctcggaAAACACTGAAAATGTGGATTTCGCCCCAACAGGGTCAATTGGATTTCCATTCACCGAGGCATCAAAGGAGGTATTGAAATAATAAACCTTATCTTATGGTTATTGACCAAAGCAATGAATACGATTATATTCGTTAAAACGCCTTTGTTATACGGTTCAGTAACAAAGACGTCTATTTAAAGAGAATCGAGAAGAGCCGGCCAGGGGCTCCGTGCTTCCTCCGCGCCATCGAACGGGTGGAATCGCACACAATACCTAAAGATTAACGAGCAGGCAGATTGCAGAAGTTGGATGAGCGAGAGGTGAGAGGGAAGCACTTTCATTGCCAGAGCATCATCTGAAAGGGAATTAATAATAGACCAACAAAAGCAGAAGTGCAACCTGTCTCcaaaacacacactttcaccCAAGGTGTATGAAATCTGCGCTTCACCAGTCGGCTTCACTTCTTATTCGGAAGACACTGGCCGTGTTTTCACGTGGCTCCCCGTATGGGGTTAATCGTCTcgtagctttaattattattatccgggcttttttaaaattgaatttattttattctagaGCAGCAGCGATGGGACCAACGCATAGATGTTTAATTTATGATCTCTTTGGAGACCGCATGCAAATGAACGAAGAGCATCTGGCGGGTGGCGGGGGAGATTAAAGCTTCAGAGTCTTATGATCGGCGGCTGAATATTCTGCTCAAATCTGGAAGCTCCGAGTCGGGATTCCAATCGGAATTTATATACAGTTTGGTTTCTGGAGCGACAAAGACATCGGCGAAATCAGAACGGCTTACCTGCGGATCGCGAAAAAACACGGATCCAGAAAGAACGGGCCCTTTAGAACCCCGTAGGATCTCGTTACGGGGCCCCGACATATTCACGAGAGACCCCAGACGCCCCGAAAGCCGTTACTCTACGGATACGTCTGCCGCTAAAAGAGATCGCTGCTGGAATGCGTTAAAAACACACACCGAGTGCTACTGCCGGGCTACCTCCCTCTGAATCGTACTTAAAAAAGGTTAAAGAATAAAAGGATAGTGCGAGTAATTAACCCTGCGAGATCCAACGCATAGAAAAAAACAgttacaatgtatttatattgaACACCCCTCAtttctcaaagggttaaacgatGGTCACAAGGAGTCCCTGAACATCCGCAGGTACTGCTAGGTGTAATTAGGTCCCGTTACCCCTCACTTATCGCTAGATCTCATAGCACCCCCCTGGCCCGCAGCTTGCCGAGGGTGGCAAGAGATCCATTAACCAGAAGGGGGGGGGCGCTGCCGACCCGCACCGGTCACTCACCTCGGATTTCATATACGCCGCTACTCCCTTGGCAGCGCCAATGATCACGTAGGGAACCCGGTCACCTAAATTGGGGGCACTGCCCGGGTCCCTCTTCCTCATTCTGCGCAAAGAAACAAAAGGCAcagaatgttaaaaaacaaaaacactcatTCCTGCGCTCACCGTTACTTCATTACAGGGAGACGTCCCAAGACCCTTCGCCACGTTAACTAAATTCGCACCGGGTTCCGAGAATCCGCTACGAGGTCAATTTACCAAGTCAGcactaaggaaagtattttcACCTAATGTCACAGCGAATGATTAacgtataacaaaaaaaaggttttattttttaatttttttttatagaatatacaattcctttaaaatattacaaaaaatagataaaaaaaaaataaaaaaaacacttattagaagttgagatgtttctttatttaattattaggAGATTTGGAATCGGCCAACGCTCCGGCTTTCTTCCATTCACTAAATTCGTTCTAAAGCCGGCGAACCTACAGTAACCTATGGCAACCGTTACAACGAATTCAGGAGTTTGGCGATACATTTGGGATGTAGAAGAATACCCGTGGCCCTACGTGGGGTTAGTACAGGGCCACCCTGGAACGTTACATCCCCTCCGGCGTGTCGGTAGATGCTCGGTTTTGCTTTTCTAGCTTTGGAAGAAATTCTATTAAAAAgagctaaaaaataaattgaaaagaaaaaaaacaaacacttttttgTGGCCTGTACAGCATCGACGATACCCAGGGGAATCCGCAAACGCAAAGCCAGCAGCGCGGAACGTCAGTCCTGCCCGGCCCCCCACCCACACGAAAAAACCGAGGGGGGCGGAAAGCAAAGGTGCGCAAGGTGCTGATCCCACCGCAGAAGGGAGGGGGGAATCGGGGCAGAAACACCTGGTCCGACCAGCAACGTGTAAAGGAATAAATAACGACGCTGCGACCCCCGATATAATAAATATCGTGATCATCCACCCCGGTATTTGCAGAAGGAGGGGGAAAAATGCTTATTCACTCTTATTCACAACAAGACTTATTTCAAATACAGGTTACAAGACCCTCCAGCCGAGATTTAAGATCGGGACCCGCCGTCAGGGCACACGCTGGACAGATCTGTTCTGGGGCCACCTTAATATTCAGACTGTGAACGTGTCTCAAAGATGCCGGCGGCGGAGTTATAGGATAACATAACGTAGCAGATAAGACCCAAAGAGTCCTACCATGGATATGACCTAAAAAAAAGGGGGCAAacagaaaatgacccccccccaaagggGACGGAGACTTTGAAAAGGTCCCGTCTGGTTTTACGTATTTTGGTTTTAGCTTTTTACCCCCAGCTCTCAGATTTCCCTGGAGccaaaaaatgcagaataaattttattaaaaaaaaaaaaaaaaaaaaattacgagcaaaaaataaataaaaaaagaatatatatttgaagaAGTGCAATATAAATGAGGTGACTAAGCATTAAGCAATGCTAGGCGGCCTTTATTTGTTACAGGAAGCCGATGCAATTTTATCTCCGGccctgctgtgttttttttttccacattgttCTATCCCCCCCCACCTTCTTCTTCCAAAACAAGACGGTTACAGACACAGCTGCGGCCCCTGGGTGGGACGAGCTACCTCTGCGTTTCCCCTCGGTCACACACCGCTGCTCGCAGGCCCTGCCGAGGTTACGCATTGCCTGCTGCATAGcggggtgaaaaaaaatataaaaaaataaaaattaaaaattaaaaaaagggtgCTAAACCCATGATGCGTTTCACCCGCCTCGCCAAAATTCTCcaacaaggggttaatatttcagtaGCTGAAATTATGAAGCAgtaattatgaaaatatattggtGATATTGAGCCGGACCACAATACCGGACTTAAGATTCATaaaaattgcatatatatattttttttttaattgaagaacTTTACAAAAGCGGCCGCCACCGTCCCAACCTACCGCTCGGCGAGCTCGACGTGTGCCTGCTTCCCCGCGTACTCGTCGGCCGTCCGCGTCAGCTCCTTGGTAATCACCAGCTGGGAGATATCTATCCTGTTACACAGCAGGTCGGATATGACGTCCTTCGCGTGTTCCACGGCACCCACGGGGTCTCTtcgagggaagaagaaaaagtttagaaagagaaaaataaatctgttcgtaaataaaatataaaaatatgtctcCCCTACCTGTCGATGAGGATCTTCTGCAGGCAGGTGTTGATGAGATTGACCACTAGGGGGCAGTTGTCCCTGCGCACCGTCTCGATCCCCTTGCAGTCCATTTTGTCGTGGGTGTCGGGACTGGAGGAGAAGTAGAGGCCGGCGTATCTCTTCTTATTGATCAGCAGGTAGGGGTAATACACCTacgacacgggggggggggagacaacGATTAGATCCGAAAGCCAAGCCGAAGACCCCGGCCAAGAGTTTACGGGGAAAATAGTGATCCCGAGTTACAGACCTTTTCGAACTCCAGCTTTATGGGGGGTGTGAAGTGACCGGACACCCACTCTGCCGCCTCCCTGCCGATCTCCATCGCTTCGGACACCGTCTGCACTCCCAGCTTGCACATGACAGAGTCCGTGTCACCGTAGACGACCTGCCAGACGACACGCGGGGGTTAACGGGAGATGACACGCGGGGGGGGTTAGTTAACGGGGGTGTTAAGGGGGGAGACGGCACGCGGCGCATGGTTCCCGGGGCCTGGAAAATGAAGCGGCTCGCCTTTCACCTTTGCGTCCCCCTTGTATCCGTTGGCCATCGTGTACTTGGACTCCACCAGCTGCTTGGTTTTCTCGATCATTTGCCTTCCAAAGCCTGTAACGCTCTGCAAAACGAGTAGGGGATATAACTATTATCACACAGAAACTCACATcggccccattcagcccccgtctagttgcccgtttctcctgctgtaaagactcaaaccttaatcagtcgttggtctcgtcttagattcaggagccgtatgtctatcccatgcatgtttaataccctcgctgtattaccctctaccgcttctactgggaggctgctccacttatctaccaccctcttgatAATGTAAGAAACGTACTTTACGAGGGAGATTTTACTTCCACTGACAATGGGTCAACCAAATCATTTCTTTAAATGCTCTCAGAGCGCATCTTATTAGATACCACCTAAGGGGCGCgtgattttatattaaatatgaatgaaaataaataaatacatgaaaggGTTCCTCGCGTCTCCCATAAAGAGAACGTAAAGCGATATCACGTCGCCGCCGAGCGCCTTTGTTAGAAGATAAACAAAATTATGCAAAATGGGTGATAATCCCCTTAAAAGTAACGCAGACTCCAAACGAACGGCGGCTCGCACTTTGCATACGCAAACAGCCCAGCGGAGCTGGTAACTGGTGGGACTGGGTACTTGCTGGGCAATAACCGACAAACAGGCGAGGGATCGGGGAGGAACAAAAACATCTCTCTTTAttcttacaataaaaataaataaagtactcGCTGATTCCAAGCCTTGTCATTATTTATGCAGAATCTTCGGGGGCTACGCAGGAGGTATTCAGCGCATGCGCTATCGGGGCCATCTGTGGCCCTTTAATAGTGTTACAGAAACATGTACAGAGCCTCAGCCAGCTTACTAGGCTACCGCCAATGACTCAGGGGGTCCGGCTGATGCCGTTATGTCTTCGTCTGTCGGTTACGTTGTTTGCATTCATTTTGTAAACATTTCTACCATTAAATGTCCATTATTTTGGACGCCGAaggaaattgcatttttatttgttttgagcTGTCCGATGACTAATAAGATGcgttatgacatcactgcacCAGACGGGTGGTTTGTGTCACTGGCATGTGATGGGCTCTTAACACAACAGGTCAAGTGACACAACCCTCCCCGACACGGGGGAATCCTCACTTCTTTACACGTAGTGACCCCCGAGACCCCGATACGATAACGTAAAGTAAGAGAAAAGGGGTGCTTACTCTAGAACAGatagaggggggagagagaggggggggagaaaaCCCACAAGAAAGGAAGCAGGTTATTTAGACAGAGGTACAGAATCAAACGTTCTCGTGGCATTTCTCTCGTGACTGTCTGTCTCTGAGCAATCGAGACGCGGGGAGATCTCTGCCTACTCTGTCTGCGCTGcccaaactttttatttttatttctttaacccATAAAATGCCAGACGACGCGAGTAAAGCATCGACGGTCATGCAAACGGTTTAACGGGTCAGAACCCGCGTTCTCTAATGAGATGGAAACGAGACGAGGGATGCAGAAGGTGCAACGAACGAACAGGTGGGCAATTCTTGCGGGTCGCGTTAAGCAAGACAGAAAGGCCTAAACCCCCCCAAGCCCGGGTTCCTGTCCCCTCGACACATGTGCTCGAACGAGATAAGCCGACTTAAAACGCAGCCCCCACGGCAAGAACGGGAATGTGGAAAGAAAGGTTCCGTGTCCTTCCTTGCGACACCCGGGGAGGATATGGGCTAAATGTGTCTGGTTTTCCTTCACATGTTATGAAAGTGTGGTTTTCGAGTTTCACCGGCTGCACATCTGCGCGTcgaccaaaaaaaagaaaaaaagaaataaatatatatatatatatatatatatatatatatatcgcgatgcacaaaaaaataaaaataaaaagccaaattataacacaaaggaaaaaaaaatggggttcAGTGAATTTTGGagcgaataaaaaaaaaataaaataaaaaaaataaaacaatttttctAAAAGAATTTGGATGTCATTTTTCCTTCGCTCACTAATTCTCCCAAATGGATGTCCCTTTAATGCCAAAAGACACCtggttatggggggggggaggcaaAAGCGATCGATGATGTAAGGGAACTCTACATATTTCATCATTTGCCAACATTacatattttcagaaaaaaaaaaagagaagttaTCTTCAAAATACCAGGAAAATCAGACATTTCTAATTATGGATTCTAATGACTGTAcgtgggaactttctaaataagcCGGGGACCCGGAGGCTGTAccgattaaccctttaacagtcCACCTCGAAAACTCTAGATCAGAGGTGACCAACCTGAGGCACAAAACATGAATTCCTGCGTtcactccccccaaaaaaaatgtctaagaGTTTGCATGAACAACGTGCTGAGCCAACCAGGTGAGGGCCGGTGTGCCCGGGAATTAAGGGAATTCCCACCCGGTGGCAATTAACCCCCCCACCCACCTGTCGAAATAGAAATCCAGACAACTGGTAAAGGGGGCGGTTAGACAAAAGTAGATCTGGCACCTAGAATCTGATGCGTgccataagaataaaaaaaatcctgatgaGTCCTAAAAATCTACATCTCCTACGTCTGAAGATACAGAAATATTTTGTACGACGTGGGGGTTAATCGAAGGTTAACTAAAGTTTTCTCACCCCAACTCCTCTTACGAGCAGGAGACGCTTTGGGGAAAGAGGAAGATATATTCGGCTGCGCTGCAGAAACGACTGGGTTGAGTTTTGGGTAGaagcagtaaatatatatttttagagcaCTTTCCCTGAATGCGATTGGCACGTATTGAATAATCAAAGAAGGGATTTTACCCTCCCCAATCTCATAGGCTGGGGTAATATATATGGAGCGAACATACCACGGGCTCTCGGCAGCCCTCTCTCACCTGTGAGATCTCCAGGCAGGGCAGTTTGCCGACCTGCGCGCCCGTGAATCCGTACACAGAGTTGGCGCTCACTTTCAGCGCCAGCTGACGGCCGTCCAGCACTTTCTGTTTAAACGGATCCGTCtccttcttcagttctgtcttcgCCCTGCATGCCAGACACGGAATAGTTAAAACAAAGTCCGAGGGTCCGACGTCGCGTCCCAACGCCTCCAAAGCCTTAAAACATCTCAAGGGCAACTTTTAAATCATCGCTTTACAAAAGAACGCGTTCACTTGGTACCCGCTACCCACGTGGGTCTCGCAGGATCCCTTAAATACAGAACCTCAACTCAAAATAAAGTTAGCTGGCGTCCTAACCCATCGGATCATAACAAAAATTACCTTTTTCGGGCAGATAGCAAGTTTTCCAGGATTTCAGGCAGCAGGCCCTTCCGGACGCTTGTCTTCACAAAGTGATCGCCCGTTGGGGTCTTGATAAAGTCATCCGGACTGAGGCTGAACAATTAAAGGCAACAACATAACGATTATCCCAAGCTACAGAATAAGTGTCTTTCAGCCAATTTGCGTAAAGAAGTAGGAACGAGGGACAGCGTGACACTGAAATAATCATCAGACATGCAAAGAACCTTCCTGCGATGCCACCTTACTATACGGACTTTGAGATGCCAAGTGCACGATAAGTAGGAGTTATTACACGCGTTTAAACGTCTAAACTACCGGCATCTCAATCTATCCTCCGCTAGATAAATGAACCACACGCTCACCCGTATTTCTCGATGGCGCCGGGCTGCAGCAGCGTGGTGTAGCAGAGGTTATGAGCCATCATAATAGACGGGTACAGCGATGAGAAATCCAGCGTGGCAATCGGTACCGAGTAATACCTGGAAGGGAGATGGGACTTAGCGAATACGCCCCCTTTCGTGAAGCCTCTCCGGTAGGTTTTTGCATGCGCCGCACTTACCCCTTCACGGGTTCTATGACCGTTGCCCCGGTGTAATCCTCACCGCCCTCCGTCTTCACCACCGGCATCACCAATTCCTGTTTCATCGCCTAATTTttaaacatagtttttttttttgtttgtatatagatagatatataatatatataaaaggtattAGCTTCATTCTTCTGCTGACTTGCGAGCACGAACCTGTCTTAGTAGCTGGGACACCACTTTAATCTGCTGCCCCCGGGATAACAGATAGCTGAGGGGCACGCCAGTCACACGCGCCATCTCCATGTAGTTGATGACACACATGAGCTTCTCCAGGAGACGGAGCGGAAGGTACGCGTCCTTCAGACAATACACGGCCAATCTTCTGCGGGTTTGGTCATTGCCGTTctgagaagaaaaagaaaaaaaaaatatttcaggtcAGAATTTATGGCCACAATTGTCCGAAAATCAAATTCATGCCGTCCACCATGTCTAACCATCTATATGCAATGGCAACAAAGACTTCTAACCAATCCGTGTGCTTTCCCTGAGTCATCTGAAGCGATCACAGATATAGAACGTCTGTATTTGAAGGGGTTTCAGTACCTGGAGGTCGGTGATGATTGAGTGTTGAACGTCCTCCTTCTGTTCTTGCAAGAAGTGATAACTCACAGCGTTCAGAGTATAGGAACGGAGTTTATAATCTCTCAGCAAAACCTTCAAAAGCAGAATAAAAGGATCATAGTGGTTTGTGCCAAACCTATACCTCCCTGCGGACCTTCCATAATCACCACAGCTATACATAGGCACACGCCGTTACCTGAAGCAAGTCAAACTGGACCCGGCCCTCTGTGTTAATAACTTTGTTCTCTCGCCGTCCCATCTGCTTGGACTGGAAAGAGGAGTCTTTGATAACAGACTTCATGGTGGGGATCCTCCCCAGGTAAGGAAACGTAGACACCTTGGAGCATCGGAAAACACGCAGCATGACAACAAAACCGGGACATGTAACAGACCCATCAACACTCGCAAAATCCACCATAAAGTCCCAAACTAGATCTTTTTAATGGACATCGCAGTTCATCTTGTATGGACTCTAGTGCATTTTACACAATGAATACTGGTCCATGCGCTGGTCCAGGTGCTACAAAAGAACGCGAGTATAAGAATAATAATCACCAAAAGCGTGGAGTGTTACCTTCAGGGCCTGCGCTCTGTTGATCAGGTACGGCATGTCGAAGTTCTGAATGTTGTAGCCGGTGATGATATCGGGATCGATGATGCGCACAAACTCTGCCCAAGCCTGTATgatggaggaaaaaaataaaaagatgttgCAGCATGGAGGCAAGTCAGGAGACATCCCCCGGAAATAAAATCCCTAGCTTTACACTAGCTTAGTATCTGCAATTCCCCAGAGTTCTATATGTGGCCTCTGCTCTCGTCAGAGTAGTCTCACCTTAAGAAGATCGTGTTCCTTTTCGAAGCAGAGTACTTGAGAGCCCACGATGCTCGCGCATTTCCCGAGGGTGAAGACGTTGCGTATGAAAGGGTCCTTCTCTCCTTGGCGCAGGACCATGTTGGCTATCTGGATCACGGGGTCTTTGTCCGGCTCCGGAAAAATACCTGGAGATTGCGACACGGAAGAAAAAGTGACCTATTGAACCAGCTGTGGTCAGGCGAAGACACACAGAAAACCGGGGGCTTAAAGATCTCGGGGGTCACCTTTTCGCCCGGCGCATTCAATGTCAAAGCTCAGGACACGGAGCGGCGCTATCTTCTGCCATTCGCCCTCCGCAGGGTGACTGATGAGATCGGCCGAATTGACGTCCACCTCCAGCTGCACGAGGGACACCTGCCGAGAAGACACAGGCGGTCTAAATAAAAACCCCTTTTTTCCCGCTCCCGCTGGGGCGTCCGCCAGGGCCGTCGCAGCCGCTCACCTTGCCGGGATTGTCTTTAGAAGAGACGCCATCCGAAGACGGCTTCCGTATTCTATATTTCCCTGCCGGAAGCTCGATCCAGTTACACCCGACAACGTCGTTGTCCACCATAAACCTATAAGAAGAAACAGCGGGAGAACGATttgacttaaaataaaaaaatagtttcccataattgccttttaatttaatcacacaaaataatatataaaaataataaaaatcgcccgtttctcctgcttaatcagtcgttggtctcgccttagattcaggagccgtatgtcgatcccatgcatatttaaatcccctcactgtattaccctctaccacttcttgctgggaggctgttccacttatccaccaccctctctgtaaagtaaaacatcttcACAACGCTAAAAACATTTCTGAAGCCGTCATGACCACAAAAAGCGCCCTTTGAGTATTTTGCGTGTGATCTGAACTGTAACAGAAGGCAAAGAAAATCCGATAGAAACAACCGGCtcacgggaaaaaaaaaacgataccTTATTTCAAAGTCAATATTGGCTTCGTAGGCCTGGTAGCAATGGTGGGGAAAGGACCCAAACCGCAAGCCTTGCTCCAGGAGCCGCTTGGCGGGCGCAATGAGACGCGGCAACGCCATGGTAACTTTCAGAAAAGGAATAATTCTCTTCCCGTGGTATCCGTACATATCTACAAAAACAAGGCGTGATCGGACCGTTCAGAAGTTTATCAGAACACAGGGACTACGGGCTAGCGCGGCAGCAGAAGCCGATACTCACTCTCTTTCATGCAGATGTCCACGGCCAGGACCGCCTGGGATATGCTGTCTTTGTTAGAGCGCATGTCTTTAATGACGGCGCTGTTTAACTCTTTCTTGAAGTCGTTCAGGTGCTCTTGTTTAAACCCTAAAAACGAGAAAAGCTGGAATTTATTTCTAAACCAAActcaacatacaaaaaaaaaaaaattaaaaaaaaaaaaaaaaaaaaaaaaaaaaaatcagtcttATAGtagcaatgtatttttttttatgtatttatcctTCATCCCATCTCCCTAATTAATAGGAGCAGAACCTTCACCTGTTCCGCTATTAAAAACAAACCCTTTTTAAAATACGGTCAATGTgaacttaaattattattttaaatacattcagcCCCAGGTGCTTTTACAATAACGTTCACAGCGTACGTGACAGGTGCAGCTATGAAAACAGAAATTTAAATTCCAGCCGcgatacataaaataaattgctCTGCACCCCATCGCACCCCCTGCATAGGTCCCTGCAGTTCTGTACCGGGTTGGCAGGGCACGTAGAAGTAAGGCGCGAATCCATGGATGTGACAGCAGACGCTGTTCCCCTCGGAAGTGATTCCAAACATACGGATGATGGGGGCAGGTCCGTGGATGGCTCCGTGCATCCCGGAAACGTGTGACCCTGAAAAACATTACAAGTAAGCCAGCGGAAAACAACGCGCATAAGCATTGGGGGTCTA
This window of the Spea bombifrons isolate aSpeBom1 chromosome 12, aSpeBom1.2.pri, whole genome shotgun sequence genome carries:
- the POLD1 gene encoding DNA polymerase delta catalytic subunit; the protein is MDFKRKNGGPTTSSQSKRKRGDWDDVGPSQFEEELAFLDEVEADMAMELSEEMPVADVLPVGKLISGNINPKWLRPELPEVDPKVHPLCFQQVELDYYVGSHVSGMHGAIHGPAPIIRMFGITSEGNSVCCHIHGFAPYFYVPCQPGFKQEHLNDFKKELNSAVIKDMRSNKDSISQAVLAVDICMKENMYGYHGKRIIPFLKVTMALPRLIAPAKRLLEQGLRFGSFPHHCYQAYEANIDFEIRFMVDNDVVGCNWIELPAGKYRIRKPSSDGVSSKDNPGKVSLVQLEVDVNSADLISHPAEGEWQKIAPLRVLSFDIECAGRKGIFPEPDKDPVIQIANMVLRQGEKDPFIRNVFTLGKCASIVGSQVLCFEKEHDLLKAWAEFVRIIDPDIITGYNIQNFDMPYLINRAQALKVSTFPYLGRIPTMKSVIKDSSFQSKQMGRRENKVINTEGRVQFDLLQVLLRDYKLRSYTLNAVSYHFLQEQKEDVQHSIITDLQNGNDQTRRRLAVYCLKDAYLPLRLLEKLMCVINYMEMARVTGVPLSYLLSRGQQIKVVSQLLRQAMKQELVMPVVKTEGGEDYTGATVIEPVKGYYSVPIATLDFSSLYPSIMMAHNLCYTTLLQPGAIEKYGLSPDDFIKTPTGDHFVKTSVRKGLLPEILENLLSARKRAKTELKKETDPFKQKVLDGRQLALKVSANSVYGFTGAQVGKLPCLEISQSVTGFGRQMIEKTKQLVESKYTMANGYKGDAKVVYGDTDSVMCKLGVQTVSEAMEIGREAAEWVSGHFTPPIKLEFEKVYYPYLLINKKRYAGLYFSSSPDTHDKMDCKGIETVRRDNCPLVVNLINTCLQKILIDRDPVGAVEHAKDVISDLLCNRIDISQLVITKELTRTADEYAGKQAHVELAERMRKRDPGSAPNLGDRVPYVIIGAAKGVAAYMKSEDPIYVLENNIPIDTQYYLEQQLAKPLLRIFEPILGETKAESVLLKGEHTRCKTVLTAKVGGLMAFAKKRSTCIGCKAMLTHDGAVCNYCKPKESELHQKEILYLGSLEEKFSRLWTQCQRCQGSLHEDVLCTSRDCPIFYMRKKVQKDLDDQEKLVRRFGPPVW